A DNA window from Methylocystis heyeri contains the following coding sequences:
- a CDS encoding type III PLP-dependent enzyme: protein MTDRIQEFLRARRLEGRDNGPCLVVDLDVVRDNYRAFAKALPDTRVFYAVKANPAPQVLSLLAKLGSCFDTASVPEIEMSLAAGASSDRISFGNTIKKERDIQRAFELGVRLFAVDCEAEVEKIARAAPGAKVFCRILCDGEGAEWPLSRKFGCAPEMAAGVLEHAHRLGLVAYGVSFHVGSQQRNPRMWDGALKSAAAIFRELSERGIQLQMVNLGGGFPTKYLNDVPAVKTYGAAIFSALSKHFGNRIPETIIEPGRGMVGNAGLIEAEVVLISKKSQDDSVRWVYLDIGKFNGLAETTDEMIRYPIRTRADGDATGPCVIAGPSCDSIDVLYEKAPYHLPISLEIGSKVLIEGTGAYTTTYSSICFNGFAPLESFVI, encoded by the coding sequence ATGACCGATCGTATCCAGGAATTTCTGCGCGCCCGACGCCTCGAGGGCCGCGACAACGGCCCCTGCCTCGTCGTCGACCTCGACGTGGTGCGGGACAATTACCGCGCCTTCGCCAAGGCGCTGCCGGACACGCGCGTCTTCTACGCCGTGAAAGCAAATCCGGCGCCGCAGGTGCTGTCCCTGCTGGCGAAGCTCGGCTCCTGCTTCGATACGGCTTCGGTTCCCGAAATCGAGATGTCGCTGGCCGCGGGCGCAAGCTCAGATCGCATCAGCTTCGGCAATACGATCAAGAAAGAGCGCGACATCCAGCGCGCGTTCGAGCTCGGCGTGCGTCTCTTTGCGGTCGACTGCGAGGCGGAAGTCGAAAAAATAGCCCGCGCCGCGCCGGGAGCCAAAGTCTTCTGCCGCATCCTTTGCGACGGCGAAGGCGCCGAATGGCCCCTCTCGCGCAAATTCGGCTGCGCTCCGGAAATGGCGGCGGGCGTGCTGGAGCATGCGCATCGCCTCGGCCTCGTCGCCTACGGCGTCTCGTTCCATGTCGGCTCGCAGCAGCGCAATCCGCGCATGTGGGACGGCGCGCTGAAATCGGCGGCGGCCATCTTCCGCGAGCTGTCGGAGCGCGGAATCCAGCTTCAGATGGTCAATCTGGGCGGCGGCTTCCCGACCAAATATCTGAACGACGTGCCCGCGGTGAAAACCTATGGCGCGGCGATCTTCAGCGCCCTCTCCAAACATTTCGGCAACCGCATTCCGGAGACCATCATCGAGCCGGGTCGCGGCATGGTCGGCAACGCCGGGTTGATCGAGGCCGAAGTGGTGCTGATCTCGAAGAAGTCGCAGGACGATTCCGTGCGCTGGGTCTATCTCGACATCGGCAAGTTCAACGGACTGGCCGAGACCACCGACGAGATGATCCGTTATCCGATCCGCACCAGGGCCGACGGCGACGCCACCGGTCCCTGCGTCATCGCCGGACCGAGCTGCGACTCCATCGACGTGCTCTACGAGAAAGCCCCCTATCACCTTCCGATCAGTCTGGAGATCGGCTCCAAGGTGCTGATCGAGGGAACAGGCGCCTATACGACGACCTATTCCTCGATCTGCTTCAACGGCTTCGCGCCGCTCGAATCCTTCGTCATCTAA
- a CDS encoding GNAT family N-acetyltransferase: MTFVSAIAFDDAVAVPFGAAFARHPGFVIGEETPADVEAREALLDAAFGPARFLKTCERLRAGRLPARGLALSAHEGERLIATLRLWPVRAGAGRPALLLGPLAVAQDRQSLGLGAAMIRSALSRAKARNHRAILLVGDEPYYARFGFERRLAEGLTMPGWVDPARFLGLELAPGALKDAHGRVSAAAPAAPECALPRAA; the protein is encoded by the coding sequence ATGACCTTTGTTTCCGCCATCGCATTCGACGACGCCGTAGCGGTCCCTTTCGGCGCCGCATTCGCGCGCCATCCCGGCTTCGTCATCGGGGAAGAAACGCCAGCGGACGTCGAGGCAAGGGAAGCCCTGCTCGACGCGGCTTTCGGGCCGGCGCGTTTTCTCAAGACCTGCGAGCGGCTGCGCGCGGGACGCCTGCCCGCCCGCGGATTGGCGCTTTCGGCGCATGAGGGCGAGCGGCTGATCGCCACGCTGCGGCTGTGGCCGGTGCGGGCCGGTGCGGGCCGCCCCGCGCTGCTGCTGGGGCCCCTCGCGGTGGCGCAGGATCGCCAGTCGCTCGGGCTCGGCGCCGCCATGATCCGGAGCGCGCTGTCGCGGGCGAAGGCGCGCAACCACCGCGCCATATTGCTGGTGGGCGACGAGCCTTATTACGCCCGCTTCGGCTTCGAGCGGCGCCTCGCCGAAGGCCTGACCATGCCGGGCTGGGTCGATCCCGCGCGTTTCCTCGGGCTCGAGCTTGCGCCTGGAGCGCTGAAAGACGCTCATGGCCGCGTCAGCGCGGCGGCCCCGGCTGCGCCGGAATGCGCCCTGCCCCGCGCCGCGTGA
- a CDS encoding flagellar export protein FliJ has product MKSRDTLMRLKKFQAEEKRRRVAQLQTMIAEFARMTGDLDREIELEEKRANITDPAHFAYPTYARAARVRRDNLQLSLNELRGKLEAAQEEAKEAGDELAKAQNQEARDHAAERMVDVVAERRSATFAGEAFRRA; this is encoded by the coding sequence ATGAAGTCGCGGGATACATTGATGCGTCTGAAAAAGTTCCAGGCGGAGGAAAAACGGCGACGCGTCGCGCAACTGCAGACGATGATAGCCGAGTTCGCTCGAATGACGGGCGATCTCGACCGCGAGATCGAGCTGGAGGAAAAACGCGCGAACATCACCGATCCGGCGCATTTCGCCTATCCGACCTATGCCCGCGCCGCTCGCGTGCGGCGCGACAACCTCCAGCTTTCGCTGAACGAATTGCGCGGCAAGCTCGAAGCCGCGCAGGAGGAGGCCAAGGAGGCCGGCGACGAACTCGCCAAGGCGCAGAATCAGGAAGCGCGCGACCATGCCGCCGAGCGCATGGTCGATGTCGTGGCGGAGCGCCGCAGCGCCACCTTTGCGGGCGAAGCTTTCCGTCGCGCCTGA
- a CDS encoding HAD-IIB family hydrolase has protein sequence MMKPLENAELSTFRDVRFVLTDMDETLTHQGRLAANAYAALERLQTAGVKVIPVTGAPAGWCDQMARMWPVDGVIGENGGLFFQRSGDGHGVERHFWHDDDQDRAVVWERLTKIGEQVRKAAPSASFAQDQPFRLTSLAFARPQNQAEQEAILGALREAPADTTVNNLWVLGWLGGYDKLAMSRRVLRDHYGLDIETDPGAVLYSGDSTNDAPMFSFFEHSVGVSTVVQYLDQLPAPPRWITRGPGGAGFVEIADAVIASRAF, from the coding sequence ATGATGAAGCCGCTGGAGAACGCCGAGCTTTCCACTTTCCGCGATGTGCGTTTTGTCCTCACCGACATGGACGAGACGCTGACCCACCAGGGAAGGCTGGCGGCGAACGCCTATGCGGCGCTCGAGCGATTGCAGACCGCCGGCGTGAAGGTCATCCCCGTCACCGGCGCACCGGCGGGCTGGTGCGATCAGATGGCGCGCATGTGGCCCGTGGACGGCGTGATCGGCGAGAATGGCGGCCTCTTTTTTCAAAGAAGCGGCGACGGCCACGGCGTCGAGAGGCATTTCTGGCATGATGACGACCAGGATCGTGCGGTCGTTTGGGAGCGCCTGACGAAGATCGGCGAACAAGTGCGCAAAGCCGCGCCTTCGGCCTCCTTTGCGCAAGATCAGCCATTCCGCCTGACAAGCCTCGCCTTCGCCCGCCCGCAAAATCAAGCCGAGCAGGAGGCGATCCTCGGCGCATTGCGCGAGGCCCCGGCGGATACGACGGTCAACAACCTTTGGGTGCTCGGCTGGCTCGGCGGTTACGACAAGCTCGCGATGAGCCGGCGGGTTCTGCGCGACCACTATGGTCTCGATATCGAGACCGATCCTGGGGCTGTCCTGTACTCGGGCGATTCGACGAACGACGCGCCCATGTTCTCCTTTTTCGAGCACAGCGTGGGCGTCAGCACGGTGGTCCAATATCTCGACCAGCTCCCGGCGCCGCCGCGGTGGATCACGCGCGGTCCGGGCGGGGCGGGATTCGTCGAGATCGCGGACGCCGTCATCGCTTCGCGGGCCTTTTGA
- the pqqE gene encoding pyrroloquinoline quinone biosynthesis protein PqqE, producing the protein MAEVRTRFVVGPQSRPAFTRYSRLHQDRVRDRFVVLAPERAYEIDAISLAVLSLIDGEKSVAQIAAQLAAQYGAPQDVVLRDVTALLQGLADKCLLRDGTDAFSPPPLSSVAQSYAPFSGGPAGLLAELTHRCPLQCPYCSNPLELERPNVELTAQEWGETFRRSAAAGALQLHLSGGEPTLRRDLEEILQYAVEAGLYSNLVTSAVMLTRERLETLANIGLDHVQVSIQDVVPESADYISAFEGGVAKKRDVAGWTRELGMGLTINAPMHRQNIDHLPQIIDFAVEVGAQRIEVAHIQYYAWAEKNRAALIPTREKFMESVKVVEEAKARLKGVLNFDFVIHDHYATRPKTCTGGWGRSIVVVTPSGRALPCHAAQTLPGLVFDDVRKRDLADIWRNGAAFNAFRGTEWMKEPCVSCDRREIDLGGCRCQAMAVAGDPAATDPACHLSPDHARFAALAETEAHVAPPAFIFRRMGGAGA; encoded by the coding sequence ATGGCTGAGGTTCGGACGCGTTTCGTCGTCGGGCCGCAGTCGCGGCCGGCCTTCACGCGCTATTCGCGTCTGCATCAGGACCGCGTGCGCGATCGCTTCGTCGTTCTCGCGCCGGAGCGCGCCTATGAGATCGACGCCATTTCGCTCGCGGTGCTGAGCCTGATCGACGGCGAAAAAAGCGTCGCGCAGATCGCCGCCCAGCTCGCCGCGCAATATGGCGCGCCGCAGGACGTGGTCTTGCGCGACGTCACCGCGCTGCTGCAGGGGCTTGCGGACAAATGCCTGCTGCGCGACGGGACGGACGCCTTCTCGCCGCCGCCACTTTCCTCGGTCGCGCAGTCCTATGCGCCTTTTTCCGGCGGTCCGGCGGGACTGCTGGCTGAACTCACCCATCGCTGCCCGCTGCAATGTCCCTATTGCTCCAATCCGTTGGAGCTGGAACGCCCCAATGTGGAGCTGACAGCGCAGGAATGGGGCGAGACCTTCCGCCGCTCCGCCGCCGCCGGCGCATTGCAGCTGCATCTTTCCGGCGGAGAGCCGACGCTGCGGCGGGATCTGGAGGAAATCCTCCAATATGCGGTGGAGGCGGGGCTCTACAGCAATCTCGTGACCTCCGCTGTCATGCTCACGCGCGAGCGGCTCGAAACGCTGGCGAATATCGGCCTCGACCATGTGCAGGTCTCGATCCAGGACGTCGTTCCCGAGAGCGCCGATTACATCAGCGCCTTCGAGGGCGGGGTGGCGAAGAAGCGCGACGTGGCGGGGTGGACGCGGGAGCTCGGCATGGGCCTCACCATCAATGCGCCCATGCACCGCCAGAACATCGACCATCTGCCGCAGATCATCGATTTTGCGGTCGAAGTCGGCGCCCAGCGCATCGAGGTGGCGCATATCCAATATTACGCCTGGGCCGAAAAAAACCGGGCGGCGCTGATTCCGACGCGCGAAAAATTCATGGAGAGCGTGAAGGTCGTCGAGGAGGCGAAGGCGCGGCTGAAGGGCGTGCTGAATTTCGATTTCGTCATTCATGATCATTACGCCACAAGGCCGAAAACATGCACCGGCGGCTGGGGCCGCTCCATCGTCGTGGTGACGCCCTCGGGCAGGGCGCTGCCCTGCCACGCCGCGCAGACGCTGCCCGGCCTCGTCTTCGACGACGTGCGCAAGCGCGACCTCGCCGACATCTGGCGCAATGGGGCGGCCTTCAACGCCTTCCGCGGAACCGAATGGATGAAGGAGCCCTGCGTCTCCTGCGACCGCCGCGAGATTGACCTCGGCGGATGCCGTTGCCAAGCCATGGCGGTTGCGGGCGATCCCGCGGCGACCGATCCCGCCTGTCATCTCTCGCCCGATCACGCGCGCTTTGCGGCCCTCGCCGAAACCGAGGCCCATGTCGCTCCGCCGGCTTTCATCTTCCGGCGCATGGGCGGGGCGGGAGCCTGA
- the pqqC gene encoding pyrroloquinoline-quinone synthase PqqC, with protein MNDVIESHAFLNEAPLSKQDFEAAIRAVGAERYHDKHPFHKLLHGGKLNKDQVRAWALNRYCYQEAVPRKDAAFMSRAHDRELRREWIHRIHDHDGLGDEAGGIERWLVLTDGLGLPRDYVISRRGALPATKFAVEAYVRYVVEQPLVVAVASSLTELFAPAIHRERIAGMLENYDFVDDHVMAYFKRRLSQAPRDADFALEYIKQNALSRPEQEACIEAVRFKCDVLWAQLDALHHAYVTPGVIPPGAYQPGQSFP; from the coding sequence ATGAACGACGTCATCGAATCGCACGCCTTTCTCAACGAAGCTCCGCTGTCCAAGCAAGATTTCGAGGCCGCGATCCGCGCCGTCGGCGCCGAGCGTTATCACGACAAGCATCCGTTCCATAAGCTGCTGCACGGCGGCAAGCTGAACAAGGACCAGGTGCGCGCCTGGGCGTTGAACCGCTACTGCTATCAGGAGGCTGTGCCGCGCAAGGACGCGGCCTTCATGAGCCGGGCCCATGACCGCGAATTGCGGCGCGAATGGATCCACCGCATCCACGACCACGACGGCCTCGGCGACGAGGCGGGAGGCATCGAGCGCTGGCTGGTGCTCACCGACGGGCTCGGCCTGCCGCGCGATTATGTGATCTCGCGTCGCGGCGCGCTGCCCGCCACCAAATTCGCGGTCGAGGCCTATGTGCGCTATGTCGTCGAGCAGCCGCTGGTGGTCGCGGTGGCGTCCTCGCTCACCGAGCTGTTCGCGCCCGCCATCCATCGCGAGCGCATCGCCGGAATGCTGGAGAATTACGATTTCGTCGACGATCATGTGATGGCCTATTTCAAGCGGCGTCTTTCGCAGGCCCCGCGCGACGCCGACTTCGCGCTGGAATATATCAAGCAGAATGCGCTGAGCCGTCCCGAGCAGGAGGCCTGCATCGAGGCGGTGCGCTTCAAATGCGACGTGCTGTGGGCGCAACTCGACGCGCTGCATCACGCCTATGTGACGCCGGGCGTCATTCCGCCGGGCGCCTATCAGCCGGGACAGAGTTTTCCGTGA
- the pqqB gene encoding pyrroloquinoline quinone biosynthesis protein PqqB encodes MRIRILGSGAGGGFPQWNCNCANCRAVRAGAANFSRRTQSSLAVSANGRDWVLLNASPDLREQIAHAPELSPSSDDPVRASPIKAAVLTNGDVDHVAGLLNLREAQPLSVYGARRVLDVLAGNRIFDVLAKSVVEREELPLRAPVALKGAGVDLGLSVEAFPVPGKIALWLEDAMAADYGSKEGDTLGVKITETASGKSFFYVPGCANIDEDLAGRLRDAELVFFDGTLWHEYEMIEQGLLGKTGSRMGHVNMSGEDGSIKAFSKLNVARKIYVHINNSNPVLDADSKERGEANAAGWEIGEDGMEVAL; translated from the coding sequence ATGCGCATCAGAATCTTAGGCTCGGGCGCCGGCGGCGGCTTCCCGCAATGGAACTGCAACTGCGCCAATTGCCGCGCCGTGCGCGCGGGCGCCGCGAACTTTTCGCGCCGCACACAATCCTCTTTGGCGGTGAGCGCCAACGGGCGCGATTGGGTTCTCCTCAACGCTTCGCCGGACCTGCGCGAACAGATCGCCCACGCCCCCGAGCTTTCGCCATCGAGCGACGATCCCGTGCGCGCCAGCCCGATCAAGGCCGCCGTGCTCACCAACGGCGACGTCGACCATGTCGCCGGCCTGCTCAATCTGCGCGAGGCCCAACCGCTCTCGGTCTATGGCGCAAGGCGGGTGCTGGACGTGCTGGCGGGCAACCGGATCTTCGACGTGCTGGCGAAATCCGTGGTCGAACGCGAGGAACTGCCGCTACGCGCGCCGGTGGCGCTCAAAGGGGCGGGCGTCGATCTCGGCCTCAGCGTCGAGGCTTTTCCGGTTCCGGGCAAGATCGCGCTCTGGCTCGAGGACGCGATGGCCGCCGATTACGGCAGCAAGGAAGGCGACACGCTCGGCGTCAAGATCACCGAGACCGCCAGCGGCAAGTCCTTCTTCTATGTGCCGGGCTGCGCCAATATCGACGAGGACCTCGCAGGCCGCCTGCGCGACGCGGAGCTGGTCTTCTTCGACGGCACGCTGTGGCACGAATATGAGATGATCGAGCAGGGCCTGCTCGGCAAAACCGGCTCGCGCATGGGCCATGTCAACATGAGCGGCGAAGACGGCTCGATCAAGGCGTTCTCAAAGCTGAACGTCGCCCGCAAGATCTACGTTCACATCAATAATTCGAACCCGGTGCTCGACGCCGACTCCAAAGAGCGGGGCGAGGCCAACGCCGCCGGCTGGGAGATCGGCGAAGACGGAATGGAGGTCGCCCTATGA
- a CDS encoding ArsR/SmtB family transcription factor — protein MRPMPHPKLDEITVEGILHALSDPIRLEIYAQLAAAECGKNCSAFAHVRNGALPKSTLSQHFRILREAGLIRSERKGVELISSTRCAELKDRFGPMIRAIIDAYEMQRVPDKACGGAGS, from the coding sequence ATGAGACCCATGCCCCACCCCAAGCTGGATGAAATTACCGTCGAAGGCATTCTCCACGCCCTGTCGGACCCGATCCGCCTCGAGATTTACGCGCAGCTCGCCGCCGCCGAATGCGGCAAGAACTGTTCGGCCTTCGCTCACGTCAGAAATGGGGCGCTGCCAAAATCCACGCTTTCCCAGCATTTCCGCATTCTGCGGGAAGCCGGCTTGATCCGTAGCGAGCGCAAGGGCGTCGAGCTCATCAGTTCGACCCGTTGCGCCGAGCTGAAAGACCGCTTCGGCCCCATGATCCGGGCGATCATCGACGCCTATGAGATGCAGCGCGTCCCCGACAAGGCTTGCGGCGGGGCCGGTTCCTGA
- a CDS encoding glucose 1-dehydrogenase: MGKLSGRIAIVTGGNSGIGLAAAKLFAAEGAQVVITGRRKAELDAARTEIGHGALAIQGDVSQLDDLDRLYAEVKQKFGRVDVLFANAGLVELAPLEGVTEAHFDKQFDINVKGLLFTVQKALPLLSAGGAIIINSSIANTKGMAGFGVYSATKAAVRSFARTWTTELKNRKIRVNVISPGPIETPIFGKMGLSESQIDEFGASISEQVPLGRFGKPEEIAKVALFLASEDSSYIAGAEIFVDGGMVAV, encoded by the coding sequence ATGGGCAAGCTATCTGGAAGAATTGCAATCGTGACAGGCGGCAACAGCGGCATCGGCCTCGCCGCGGCCAAGCTCTTCGCCGCCGAAGGGGCGCAGGTCGTAATCACGGGCCGCCGCAAAGCCGAATTGGATGCGGCTCGCACGGAGATTGGTCATGGAGCCCTGGCGATTCAGGGCGACGTATCGCAGCTCGACGATCTCGACCGACTCTATGCCGAGGTGAAACAGAAATTCGGCCGGGTCGACGTCCTGTTCGCAAACGCGGGCCTTGTGGAACTCGCGCCGCTCGAAGGCGTTACCGAAGCGCATTTCGACAAACAGTTCGACATCAATGTGAAGGGGCTGCTGTTCACGGTCCAAAAGGCTTTGCCGCTACTCAGCGCCGGCGGCGCGATCATCATCAATTCGTCGATCGCGAACACCAAGGGGATGGCCGGGTTCGGTGTCTATTCGGCGACGAAGGCGGCTGTTCGTTCATTCGCCCGGACATGGACGACGGAGTTGAAGAACCGCAAAATTCGCGTGAATGTCATTAGTCCAGGCCCTATCGAAACGCCGATATTCGGAAAGATGGGCTTGTCGGAAAGCCAGATCGACGAGTTTGGCGCGAGCATTTCCGAACAGGTTCCGCTCGGCCGCTTCGGCAAGCCGGAAGAAATCGCCAAAGTGGCTCTATTCCTGGCGTCTGAGGATTCAAGCTATATCGCCGGCGCAGAGATTTTCGTCGATGGCGGCATGGTCGCCGTTTAG
- a CDS encoding DUF1993 domain-containing protein, protein MSYSMSRASLPALKTSLGVLSSLLDKAAAFCATKKIEDATLLQLRLAPDMFAFVRQVQIATDHAKNGASRLAGVEPPRYDDTETSLAQLKTRVDATINYLETLDPKAIDASEDREIVFAMGPNAKGRMKGDAYLAQYLLPNFYFHLTAAYAILRHNGVEIGKRDFLGAIPLEPVS, encoded by the coding sequence ATGTCATATTCGATGTCCCGCGCTTCGCTGCCCGCGCTGAAAACCAGCCTCGGCGTCTTGTCGTCACTGCTCGACAAGGCGGCGGCGTTCTGCGCAACGAAGAAAATAGAAGACGCAACTCTCCTTCAGCTGCGCCTCGCTCCCGACATGTTCGCCTTCGTCCGTCAGGTGCAGATCGCGACCGATCACGCCAAGAACGGCGCCTCTCGCCTCGCTGGCGTGGAACCTCCGCGTTACGACGACACCGAGACAAGCCTCGCGCAGTTGAAGACCCGCGTCGACGCGACGATAAACTATCTCGAAACGCTCGACCCCAAAGCGATCGACGCATCGGAAGATCGAGAGATCGTCTTTGCGATGGGCCCGAACGCGAAGGGGCGGATGAAGGGCGACGCCTATCTCGCTCAATATCTGCTGCCGAACTTCTATTTCCACCTTACGGCGGCCTATGCGATTCTGCGTCACAACGGCGTCGAGATCGGAAAGCGGGACTTTCTTGGAGCTATCCCGCTGGAGCCTGTCTCGTAA
- a CDS encoding carboxymuconolactone decarboxylase family protein, which produces MAEEPKNARKSFGDIAPHLADITDEVLFGDVWRDAALSPRDRSLVTVASLISLYRVNEMPFHFRKAVENGLTRDEIIGAITHLAFYAGWPPAMTALKIARKVFEEMDHTASPSS; this is translated from the coding sequence ATGGCCGAAGAACCCAAGAACGCGCGCAAATCTTTCGGCGACATTGCGCCTCATCTTGCGGACATCACCGATGAGGTGCTGTTCGGAGATGTCTGGCGAGATGCGGCCCTGAGCCCGCGCGATCGCAGCCTGGTGACGGTCGCCAGCCTGATCTCGCTCTATCGCGTCAATGAAATGCCCTTCCATTTCAGGAAAGCGGTGGAGAATGGTCTCACCCGCGACGAGATCATCGGCGCGATCACGCATCTTGCTTTCTACGCCGGCTGGCCGCCCGCGATGACCGCGCTCAAGATCGCGCGGAAAGTCTTCGAGGAAATGGATCATACGGCTTCCCCCTCGTCCTGA